The Prosthecobacter algae genome includes a window with the following:
- a CDS encoding thiolase family protein, translated as MKPLYIISAIRTPFTRAGSSLAGLDAVDLGKAAVSALLARTGLDPQAVDETIFGCVGQPAHAQNIARVIALRAGLTEARPAMTVHRNCASGLEALTTAHAKMCGGHGEVFIVGGTESMSNTPLYFSRRAADKFGLLGKARSLGQKLGAMTAFRPADFAPIIGLQLALTDPVVEMNMGETAELLAREYKINREMQDAFALRSHQRALAAATRLQAETSPLYIMGRGVEPVLADNGVRDDSSLEKLARLKPLFDRHHGTVTAGNSSQITDGAVALLVASEEAVKRHGWQPLGRLVDYAYTGCDPRRMGLGPVRAMDAVLHRTNQKLSDMDHVEINEAFAAQVLAVLQCLKDPASARRAGLEAPLGEIPDEVLNPRGGAIALGHPVGATGARLVLTALDQLHESKGRHALVSLCIGGGQGGAAILERV; from the coding sequence ATGAAACCGCTCTACATCATCTCCGCCATCCGCACCCCCTTTACCCGGGCTGGCAGCAGCCTTGCCGGGCTGGATGCGGTGGACCTTGGCAAGGCTGCCGTCTCCGCCCTGCTGGCCCGTACCGGTCTGGATCCCCAGGCGGTAGATGAGACCATCTTTGGCTGTGTGGGCCAGCCAGCCCACGCGCAAAACATCGCCCGCGTCATCGCCCTGCGTGCCGGTTTAACCGAGGCCCGGCCCGCGATGACTGTGCATCGCAACTGCGCCTCCGGCCTTGAGGCCCTGACCACCGCCCATGCCAAAATGTGCGGCGGTCATGGGGAGGTCTTCATCGTCGGCGGCACCGAAAGCATGTCGAACACGCCGCTCTATTTCTCACGCCGCGCGGCGGACAAATTTGGCCTTCTTGGCAAGGCACGCAGCCTGGGGCAAAAGCTCGGCGCCATGACTGCCTTCCGCCCTGCGGACTTCGCCCCCATCATCGGCCTGCAACTGGCCCTCACGGACCCTGTGGTGGAGATGAACATGGGCGAGACGGCAGAGCTGCTCGCCCGCGAATACAAGATCAACCGGGAAATGCAGGATGCCTTTGCCCTGCGCAGCCATCAGCGCGCCCTCGCCGCAGCCACCCGTCTGCAGGCGGAAACATCCCCCCTCTATATCATGGGGCGGGGTGTGGAGCCTGTGCTCGCTGACAATGGGGTGCGCGATGACAGCAGCCTGGAAAAACTGGCCCGTCTGAAACCCTTGTTTGACCGCCATCACGGCACCGTCACAGCCGGCAACTCCAGCCAGATCACCGATGGGGCCGTGGCCCTTTTGGTGGCCAGCGAGGAAGCTGTGAAACGCCACGGCTGGCAGCCTCTGGGTCGCCTGGTGGACTATGCCTATACCGGCTGTGATCCTCGCCGCATGGGCCTGGGCCCTGTCCGCGCCATGGATGCCGTCTTGCACCGGACTAACCAAAAGCTTAGTGACATGGACCATGTCGAAATCAACGAAGCCTTCGCCGCCCAGGTGCTGGCCGTGCTGCAATGCCTCAAGGACCCCGCCAGTGCGCGCCGTGCCGGGCTGGAAGCCCCGCTGGGAGAAATCCCCGACGAGGTGCTGAACCCTCGTGGCGGTGCCATCGCCCTCGGTCATCCCGTGGGTGCCACCGGGGCACGTCTGGTGCTCACCGCGCTGGATCAGCTCCATGAAAGCAAGGGTCGCCACGCGCTCGTCAGCCTCTGCATCGGCGGGGGCCAGGGCGGCGCAGCCATCCTGGAACGAGTTTAA
- a CDS encoding phenylacetate--CoA ligase family protein — MKILSTPPAWDSAPPELWQQWQLRRLRDYLTHRVLPYSAHYQRLFKEHDLHPNDIRSFDDWANAPFTSKGDLTVPRDQQREFVLMPAEAELRREWGVIMNALLHGRTAAKEALEHEFRPIMLTSTTGRSSDPVPFLFTKHDLANLDTAGRRLMECGRSQRDFRHINAFPFAPHLAFWQTHHAGQSFGTFMVSTGGGKTLGTEGNMNLMDKIQPDVLIGMPTFIYHLLRQAVEEGKHWPNIKRVVLGGEKVAEGLRARLVDLVHDLGGDEVHVISTYGFTEAKMAFPECPAENGASGFHLSPDLAYMELVDPRTGKPVPAGYPGEIVFTPLDARGTVVLRYRTGDIAEGGLTWERCPHCGRTCPRLLGPISRVSEIRELTLDKLKGTLVNFNILEHLLDDQKGVAAWQIELAKHNNDPHDVDELVLHVAPEAGMNLEDLKHRIHRRFAEVTEIHPNSICFHDLPDLRERLGVGRLLKEVKILDKRKNPQPAQTSLTTH; from the coding sequence ATGAAAATCCTGTCCACACCCCCTGCGTGGGACTCTGCGCCGCCTGAGCTCTGGCAGCAATGGCAGTTGCGTCGTCTCCGTGACTACCTGACCCATCGTGTCCTGCCCTACAGCGCGCATTACCAGCGCCTGTTCAAGGAACATGACCTCCACCCGAATGACATCCGTTCATTCGATGACTGGGCCAATGCCCCCTTCACCAGCAAGGGTGACCTCACCGTGCCCCGCGACCAGCAGCGCGAATTTGTGCTAATGCCTGCCGAGGCCGAACTGCGCCGCGAATGGGGTGTCATCATGAATGCCCTGCTGCACGGTCGCACCGCCGCCAAGGAGGCCTTGGAGCACGAGTTCCGCCCCATCATGCTCACCAGCACCACGGGCCGCTCCTCAGATCCCGTGCCCTTCCTTTTTACCAAACACGACCTGGCCAACCTGGACACGGCTGGCCGCCGCCTCATGGAGTGCGGGCGCTCCCAGCGGGATTTCCGCCACATCAATGCCTTCCCTTTCGCCCCTCACTTGGCCTTCTGGCAGACGCACCATGCGGGCCAGAGTTTTGGCACCTTCATGGTGAGCACCGGTGGCGGCAAGACGCTGGGCACGGAGGGCAACATGAACCTCATGGACAAGATCCAGCCCGATGTCCTCATCGGCATGCCCACCTTCATCTACCACCTGCTGCGCCAGGCTGTGGAGGAGGGCAAACACTGGCCTAACATCAAGCGTGTCGTCCTCGGTGGCGAAAAGGTGGCCGAAGGGCTGCGCGCGCGCCTGGTGGATCTGGTGCATGATCTAGGCGGGGATGAGGTGCATGTCATCAGCACCTATGGCTTTACCGAGGCCAAGATGGCCTTCCCTGAGTGCCCGGCTGAAAACGGCGCCAGCGGTTTCCACCTCAGCCCGGACCTCGCCTACATGGAACTGGTGGATCCACGCACGGGCAAACCTGTGCCTGCCGGGTACCCCGGTGAAATCGTCTTCACCCCGCTGGATGCACGTGGCACCGTGGTGCTACGCTACCGCACCGGTGACATTGCCGAAGGTGGCCTAACCTGGGAACGCTGCCCGCACTGCGGCCGCACCTGCCCACGCCTGCTAGGCCCCATCAGCCGCGTCAGCGAGATCCGCGAACTGACTCTCGACAAGCTCAAAGGCACCCTCGTCAACTTCAACATCCTCGAGCACCTGCTCGATGACCAGAAGGGTGTCGCCGCTTGGCAGATCGAGCTGGCCAAGCACAACAACGACCCGCATGACGTGGACGAACTGGTGCTGCACGTGGCCCCCGAGGCGGGCATGAACCTCGAAGACCTGAAGCATCGCATTCACCGCCGCTTCGCCGAAGTCACGGAAATACATCCTAACTCCATTTGCTTCCACGACCTGCCCGACCTCCGCGAACGGCTCGGTGTGGGCAGGTTGCTCAAGGAGGTCAAGATCCTCGATAAGCGCAAGAACCCGCAGCCTGCCCAGACCAGCCTGACCACGCACTAG
- a CDS encoding patatin-like phospholipase family protein yields the protein MNPNLNPSPPGWMRNAEDPGMAGGSTTLPRQDQPRIGLALSGGGARGLAHVGVLQVLEENHIPIAAIAGTSMGAYVGALHAAGFNTLDLESLAREIKDRRTLLRLLDPIFPPTTGLIRGNKIRGHLERSLGARTFAELEKPLLVVATDLDTMAAHVFDSGPVGVAVHASAAIPGVCAPVHIEGRRFTDGGAAEPLPVTLLRERFKLDAVIAVNVLPNTQDILHCKDTAFVPPTTKKNPLLRFLNAMLRPINLLAYGNVMDTFRRSLMCAQLGLAEKECRYADVVIHPFFCESTWFDFENFDRYIRAGRRAAEEALPRLLALTGKSTPNQEYNHENPVHTPCVGLCAA from the coding sequence ATGAACCCCAACTTGAATCCATCTCCCCCCGGATGGATGCGAAATGCGGAAGATCCCGGCATGGCCGGTGGCTCCACCACCCTGCCCCGGCAGGACCAGCCCCGCATCGGTCTCGCACTCTCCGGCGGCGGTGCCCGTGGTCTCGCCCATGTGGGTGTGCTGCAGGTGCTGGAGGAAAATCACATCCCCATCGCCGCCATTGCTGGCACCAGCATGGGGGCCTATGTCGGTGCCCTGCACGCGGCTGGCTTTAACACCCTGGACCTGGAATCCCTGGCCCGAGAGATCAAGGATCGCCGCACCCTGCTTCGGCTATTGGACCCCATCTTCCCCCCTACCACCGGCCTGATCCGTGGGAACAAAATTCGCGGCCATTTGGAGCGCTCCCTGGGTGCCCGCACCTTTGCCGAACTGGAAAAACCCCTCCTCGTCGTGGCCACCGATCTGGATACCATGGCTGCCCATGTCTTCGACAGCGGCCCGGTGGGTGTCGCCGTCCACGCCAGTGCCGCCATCCCCGGTGTCTGCGCCCCCGTGCACATCGAGGGCCGCCGATTCACCGATGGCGGTGCGGCGGAACCCCTGCCCGTGACCTTACTGCGGGAACGCTTCAAGCTGGATGCCGTCATCGCCGTCAATGTGCTGCCCAACACCCAGGACATCCTGCACTGCAAGGACACCGCCTTCGTCCCACCCACCACCAAAAAGAACCCCCTGCTGCGCTTTCTGAACGCCATGCTCAGGCCCATCAACCTGCTGGCCTACGGCAACGTGATGGACACTTTCCGCAGGTCCCTCATGTGCGCCCAGCTAGGCCTCGCTGAAAAGGAGTGCCGCTACGCCGATGTCGTGATCCATCCCTTCTTCTGCGAAAGCACGTGGTTCGACTTTGAAAATTTCGACCGCTACATCCGCGCGGGTCGCCGTGCGGCGGAGGAAGCCCTCCCGCGCCTGCTGGCGCTGACCGGAAAATCAACACCTAACCAAGAGTACAACCATGAAAATCCTGTCCACACCCCCTGCGTGGGACTCTGCGCCGCCTGA
- a CDS encoding bifunctional riboflavin kinase/FAD synthetase produces the protein MLKLRSIQELSLVPGPVALAIGVFDGVHLGHQEVIRAAQEHAAQHQGQAIVMSFDPHPLSVLRPEAQPKRLCGDRQRARLLAAMGVSGTLMCPFTREVAETSAEDFVNSLVQACRPLGCISVGYTWSFGRNRSGNIHSLMDLGQRHDFAVYGVPPIRRDGQVVSSTLIRDAVAVGDLGRASDMLGRTYSLLGVVMEGRKLARQLGFPTANVQPEAEVLPPYGVYAVEACVDGEWLPGIANLGVRPTVEQEGVRPSLEVNLFDWSGDLYGQDLEVRLKAFVRPEQKFAGVEALRLQIAQDVEQARLLLSA, from the coding sequence ATGCTAAAATTGCGTTCCATCCAAGAGCTTTCCCTGGTGCCCGGTCCTGTGGCCCTGGCCATCGGAGTGTTTGATGGGGTGCACCTCGGCCACCAGGAAGTCATCCGTGCGGCGCAGGAACATGCCGCCCAGCACCAAGGGCAGGCGATCGTGATGAGCTTTGACCCGCACCCCCTCAGCGTGCTGCGGCCCGAGGCCCAGCCGAAGCGGCTGTGCGGCGACCGCCAGCGTGCCCGGCTGCTGGCGGCCATGGGGGTGTCTGGCACGCTGATGTGCCCCTTTACCCGAGAGGTGGCAGAGACCTCGGCAGAGGATTTTGTGAACTCATTGGTTCAGGCTTGTCGGCCGCTGGGCTGCATCTCGGTGGGCTACACCTGGAGCTTTGGCAGGAACCGCAGCGGCAACATCCACTCCCTCATGGACCTGGGGCAGCGGCATGATTTTGCCGTCTATGGCGTGCCTCCCATCCGCCGTGACGGACAGGTGGTGAGCAGCACGCTGATCCGCGATGCTGTGGCCGTGGGCGATCTGGGCCGCGCCAGTGATATGTTGGGTAGAACATACTCTTTGTTAGGTGTGGTGATGGAGGGCAGGAAGCTGGCGCGCCAGCTTGGATTTCCCACCGCCAATGTGCAGCCGGAGGCCGAAGTGCTGCCGCCCTATGGCGTGTATGCGGTGGAGGCCTGTGTGGATGGCGAGTGGCTGCCGGGCATCGCCAATCTCGGCGTGCGCCCCACGGTGGAGCAGGAAGGCGTGCGGCCCTCGCTGGAGGTGAACCTTTTTGACTGGAGCGGTGACCTTTATGGCCAGGACCTGGAAGTGCGGCTGAAGGCCTTTGTGCGGCCCGAGCAGAAGTTTGCGGGTGTGGAGGCGTTGCGCCTTCAGATCGCCCAGGATGTGGAGCAGGCGCGCCTACTTCTTTCTGCCTGA
- a CDS encoding endonuclease/exonuclease/phosphatase family protein, which translates to MDASLITMKRRGFVPAVFFCLLVACFPALAQETAGPVVFCSYNLKNWLLMQRSFGEKDSPLSPKPESEKAKVVAFLKDIRPDILGICEIGSLEDLKDLQSRLSQEGLDLPHLEHCTGGDTSRSLGLLSRFPITARNSQRELSYQMGAETFPMQRGILDATVDVGGGFEVRCLGVHLKSKRAIPEADESLMRRNEAHLLRRHLDRIFEAQPQAKVVSYGDFNEHRNEPAISEIIGSRSSPGHMIDLYLKDKHGLVWTHFWDAADVYGRLDYLFVSRNLRPYVEAKGTYIHTAADFDKASDHRPIVMTLNPQRKVSGRKK; encoded by the coding sequence ATGGACGCCTCTTTAATCACCATGAAACGGCGGGGATTCGTTCCCGCCGTTTTCTTTTGCCTGCTGGTCGCCTGCTTTCCGGCACTGGCCCAGGAAACGGCTGGACCGGTCGTTTTTTGTTCCTACAACCTCAAAAACTGGCTGCTGATGCAGCGGTCCTTTGGGGAAAAGGACAGCCCGCTTTCACCCAAACCGGAATCGGAGAAGGCCAAAGTGGTGGCCTTTTTAAAGGACATCCGGCCAGACATTCTTGGCATCTGCGAAATCGGCAGCCTGGAAGACCTCAAAGATCTCCAGTCACGGCTCAGCCAAGAAGGGCTGGATCTGCCACACCTGGAACATTGCACCGGTGGCGATACCTCCCGCAGCCTGGGTTTGCTCTCCCGCTTTCCCATCACGGCCCGGAACTCCCAGCGGGAACTCAGCTATCAGATGGGGGCCGAGACCTTTCCCATGCAGCGGGGCATCCTGGATGCCACCGTGGATGTGGGCGGCGGTTTTGAAGTCCGCTGCCTAGGTGTGCACCTGAAGTCCAAACGCGCCATCCCGGAGGCCGACGAATCCCTGATGCGGCGGAATGAGGCCCACCTCCTGCGCCGCCACCTGGACCGCATCTTTGAAGCGCAGCCGCAGGCCAAAGTCGTGAGCTACGGCGACTTCAACGAGCATCGCAATGAACCCGCCATCAGTGAGATCATCGGCTCGCGCTCCAGCCCCGGTCACATGATCGATCTCTACCTAAAGGATAAGCATGGCTTGGTGTGGACCCATTTCTGGGACGCGGCGGATGTGTATGGCCGCCTTGACTACCTTTTTGTTAGCCGCAACCTGCGTCCTTATGTGGAGGCCAAAGGCACCTACATCCACACGGCGGCAGATTTTGACAAAGCCAGCGACCACCGGCCCATCGTGATGACGCTGAATCCGCAGCGCAAGGTCTCAGGCAGAAAGAAGTAG
- a CDS encoding twin-arginine translocase TatA/TatE family subunit produces MNTHHLFTAFGPLGTPELIIIAILVLVLFGAKKLPTFARSLGKSMGEFKKAREEFEHELTNAQEEVQRPTIPQTVEKRQPVSSTQDV; encoded by the coding sequence ATGAACACCCATCACCTTTTCACCGCCTTTGGTCCCCTCGGCACGCCTGAGCTGATCATCATCGCCATCCTCGTTCTCGTCCTTTTCGGAGCCAAAAAGCTCCCGACTTTCGCCCGCAGCCTGGGCAAGAGCATGGGCGAGTTCAAAAAAGCCCGCGAAGAATTCGAGCACGAGCTCACCAACGCCCAGGAAGAAGTGCAGCGCCCAACCATCCCTCAGACGGTCGAGAAGCGCCAGCCAGTGTCTTCCACCCAAGACGTCTGA
- a CDS encoding ABC transporter ATP-binding protein — translation MISVQDLTKHYAGRMAVDHISFEVQPGEIVGFLGPNGAGKSTTMRVLTGFMPPSSGQVTVNGYDVFRQSLEVRRSIGYMPEMAPLYTDMKVKEYLRFRGELKGLRGRDMRRRVGEVMDLCSVADVRRRLIGNLSKGYRQRVALADALLHEPPLLILDEPTSGLDPVQIRQVRELLASLRPKHTILLSTHILQEVEQICDRVIMIHHGRLLANDTPLNLTKKLRALTQVFVEVEGQGDVAAGLESLTAVRKVIEDSKDGTWTRYTLRVEPGHDVREAVMNLAAAKNWKLRELHRQLPSLEDVFVELAASEPVKS, via the coding sequence ATGATCTCCGTCCAAGACCTCACCAAGCATTATGCCGGACGCATGGCGGTGGATCACATCTCCTTTGAGGTGCAGCCGGGTGAGATTGTGGGTTTTCTGGGGCCCAACGGGGCTGGCAAATCCACCACGATGCGAGTGCTGACGGGTTTCATGCCGCCCTCCTCCGGCCAGGTGACAGTGAATGGTTACGATGTCTTCCGCCAGTCGCTGGAGGTGCGCCGTTCCATCGGGTACATGCCGGAAATGGCCCCCCTTTACACCGACATGAAGGTGAAGGAATACCTGCGTTTTCGCGGGGAACTCAAGGGCCTGCGTGGACGGGATATGCGCCGCCGCGTGGGCGAAGTGATGGATCTGTGCTCCGTGGCGGATGTGCGCCGCCGCTTGATCGGCAACCTCTCCAAAGGCTACCGCCAGCGTGTGGCCCTGGCGGATGCGCTTTTGCACGAGCCGCCTCTGCTGATCCTGGATGAACCGACCAGTGGCCTGGACCCCGTGCAGATCCGCCAGGTGCGGGAACTGCTGGCCAGCCTCCGCCCCAAGCATACCATCCTGCTTTCCACCCACATCCTGCAGGAGGTGGAGCAGATCTGCGACCGCGTGATCATGATCCATCATGGCCGCCTGCTGGCCAATGACACCCCGCTGAACCTCACCAAAAAGCTGCGCGCCCTGACGCAGGTGTTCGTGGAAGTGGAAGGGCAGGGGGATGTGGCCGCCGGACTGGAGTCCCTGACGGCGGTGCGCAAGGTCATCGAAGATTCCAAAGATGGCACGTGGACGCGCTACACCCTGCGGGTGGAGCCTGGGCACGATGTGCGCGAGGCGGTGATGAACCTGGCTGCGGCCAAAAACTGGAAGCTGCGGGAACTGCACCGCCAGTTGCCCAGCCTGGAGGATGTCTTTGTGGAACTGGCAGCCTCTGAACCTGTGAAATCCTGA
- a CDS encoding ABC transporter permease — MRIFWVLLKKELRAFFVSPMAYIVLALIMVLNGFCLRAALSLLESAPSEGSIVTWTFDAIWFWLSYFFVFPLLTMRLFSEEKKMGTFETLFTAPVRAWQVVWAKYLAAVVIYCVLWVPSYLNFELLDWITVGQIEMPPGAIKGSYLILFAMGLFNLAMGCLASALTSNQIIAAVMSFTASLLHFLVGLFISVIGRQVNETFVDITNYFASREHIRTFTSGLIDTRPLVYYSSLALLFLALTHQVVEFRRWRS; from the coding sequence ATGAGAATTTTCTGGGTGCTGCTGAAAAAAGAACTGCGCGCGTTTTTCGTGTCGCCGATGGCCTACATCGTCCTGGCCTTGATCATGGTGCTAAACGGCTTTTGCCTGCGCGCCGCACTTTCCCTGCTGGAAAGTGCCCCCAGCGAAGGTTCCATCGTCACCTGGACCTTTGATGCCATCTGGTTTTGGCTGTCCTACTTCTTTGTCTTCCCGCTGCTGACCATGAGGCTTTTCTCTGAGGAGAAAAAGATGGGCACCTTTGAAACGCTCTTCACCGCCCCGGTCCGGGCCTGGCAGGTGGTGTGGGCCAAATATCTCGCCGCAGTCGTCATTTACTGCGTGCTGTGGGTGCCGAGCTACCTGAACTTTGAGCTGCTGGACTGGATCACCGTGGGTCAGATCGAGATGCCACCTGGCGCGATTAAAGGCAGCTACCTCATCCTTTTTGCCATGGGCCTGTTCAATCTGGCCATGGGCTGCCTGGCCTCCGCCCTGACCTCAAACCAGATCATCGCGGCGGTCATGTCCTTCACGGCCAGCCTTTTGCATTTCCTGGTGGGCCTGTTCATCAGCGTCATCGGGCGCCAGGTGAATGAGACCTTTGTGGACATCACCAACTATTTCGCCAGCCGGGAGCACATCCGCACCTTCACCAGCGGTCTCATTGATACCCGGCCCCTGGTTTATTACTCCAGCCTGGCCCTCCTTTTCCTCGCCCTCACACATCAGGTGGTGGAATTCCGCCGCTGGAGGTCCTGA
- a CDS encoding DUF7088 domain-containing protein has translation MPDTPPDSSPPPKPSLPKRWGIGLNVVLQVILVLAIFFGVNRLSYRYHARWDLSPQQSFTLSSATLNYVSKLPKDVFIANVFARDSKIFPDVQALLEEYRINGRGRVKLRSIDPLRDIERAEELKAETGLALDQNGIVIRVGSRTRFIREEELVIRETGNQAVRAIKEFRGEDAVTSAMINLIEGGERKFYLVLGKGARTETALTDVMAALGGLGRQQNFQLLPLNLADISRVPEDADGLLLIGLRYDLSEREVEMLKAYWESKRAGLLVMLDPAGETPRLHAFLGINGVTPREDRVLYAESTGTGTRKEFSVQAIFDNESSITQPLAASTVTMPGQSQSLDVRFDDEYLLNQNITVRALIGASDRYWGEKNYLEELPLVDEEDTKAPIFLAASVERGSVADERLRMDTCRMVVVGNASMLDKKTALGVNRDFVAGCLNWILNREKLSGAPPKQKHSYRIQLNPRQNELIFWITTIAMPGLVLGLGMMVWASRRAA, from the coding sequence ATGCCTGACACCCCGCCAGACTCCAGCCCCCCGCCCAAGCCCTCTCTGCCCAAGAGATGGGGCATCGGCCTGAACGTGGTCCTGCAGGTGATTCTGGTGCTGGCCATCTTCTTTGGCGTGAATCGCCTCAGCTACCGCTACCATGCCCGCTGGGATCTCAGTCCGCAGCAGAGCTTTACCCTGAGTTCGGCCACGCTGAACTATGTGAGCAAGCTGCCCAAGGACGTTTTCATTGCCAATGTCTTTGCCCGCGATTCAAAGATCTTCCCCGATGTGCAGGCCCTTCTGGAAGAGTACCGCATCAATGGCCGTGGTCGTGTCAAACTGCGCTCCATCGACCCCCTGCGGGACATCGAACGCGCCGAGGAACTGAAGGCTGAGACAGGCTTGGCGCTGGACCAAAACGGCATCGTCATCCGGGTGGGCAGCCGCACCCGCTTCATCCGTGAAGAGGAATTGGTGATCCGCGAGACCGGCAACCAAGCGGTGCGGGCCATCAAGGAATTCCGTGGCGAAGACGCCGTCACCTCGGCCATGATCAACCTGATCGAAGGCGGCGAACGCAAATTTTATCTCGTCCTGGGCAAAGGTGCCCGCACGGAGACGGCACTGACGGATGTGATGGCTGCCCTAGGCGGGCTGGGCCGTCAGCAGAATTTCCAGCTTCTGCCGCTGAACTTGGCAGACATCAGCCGCGTCCCGGAGGATGCCGACGGGCTGCTTCTCATCGGTCTGCGCTACGATCTTTCCGAGCGTGAGGTGGAGATGCTGAAAGCCTACTGGGAGAGCAAGCGGGCCGGACTTTTGGTGATGCTGGATCCGGCCGGTGAAACCCCTCGCCTGCATGCTTTCCTCGGCATCAATGGAGTTACGCCGCGCGAGGACCGCGTCCTCTATGCGGAGAGCACCGGTACGGGTACCCGCAAAGAATTTTCCGTGCAGGCCATTTTTGACAACGAGTCCTCCATCACCCAGCCGCTGGCCGCCTCCACCGTCACCATGCCGGGCCAGTCGCAGTCTCTGGACGTGCGTTTTGATGATGAGTATCTGCTGAATCAAAACATCACCGTTCGTGCCCTCATCGGGGCTTCAGACCGCTACTGGGGGGAGAAAAACTACCTCGAGGAGCTCCCTCTCGTGGATGAGGAAGATACCAAGGCCCCCATTTTCCTGGCGGCCTCGGTGGAGCGAGGCAGCGTGGCCGATGAACGTCTGCGAATGGATACCTGCCGCATGGTCGTGGTCGGTAATGCATCCATGCTGGACAAAAAGACCGCCCTGGGGGTCAACCGTGATTTTGTGGCCGGCTGCCTGAATTGGATCCTGAACCGGGAGAAACTTAGCGGTGCCCCGCCGAAGCAAAAGCACAGCTACCGCATCCAGCTCAATCCTCGGCAGAATGAGCTGATTTTCTGGATCACCACCATCGCCATGCCGGGCCTTGTTCTCGGTCTGGGCATGATGGTCTGGGCCTCCCGCCGCGCCGCCTGA